The following proteins come from a genomic window of Palaemon carinicauda isolate YSFRI2023 chromosome 12, ASM3689809v2, whole genome shotgun sequence:
- the LOC137651241 gene encoding protein SpAN-like, producing the protein MEGLRAQAFLLALALVLGTTTKVLALRLPPDVKTGVPNGTDGMEVIGDMIIPDELHKYLKTLNIQRKVIAAPNYRWPEEAGTPTVPFALSSSVFGYQDVIKEAMEHWEQHTCIRFREKGDIDKSYIDFVKESGCWSFVGKISSINSQKISIGSGCQHFGIVVHEIGHAIGLIHEQMRPDRDSFLHINLDNVAPQNYQQFTKYSPNNYFTYEVEYDYTSVMQYGGMDFTKNGKVTMATEKAEYQGLLGRGQALSHRDKLAVNRHYGCIDKWEAKCNVADDVCQNGGYVGEDCSCVCPSGTSGQNCQKKTADYYDAELPSCNRRITEETEISSPNYPQSIPINTWCVYQIEAPAGMIVKLTFEAFSLQRYTDSGPLRCATAFLEIRDFDKYEGNIFCGTDIKSQESIMSNSTNMILYLDTPYSPYSKGFKARVSFISQEEKSVSEAINPINPTTESSDAGVAANLQITLLAIIFIHAFV; encoded by the exons GGTACCACTACCAAAGTCCTGGCGCTGAGACTACCACCTGATGTCAAAACTGGTGTGCCGAATGGGACTGATGGGATGGAAGTCATCGGGGACATGATTATTCCCGATGAGCTTCACAAATATTTAAAAACCTTAAATATTCAGAGAAAAGTTATTGCTGCACCTAACTACCGCTGGCCTGAAGAAGCTGGGACACCCACAGTTCCTTTTGCATTGAGCAGCAGTG TTTTCGGTTACCAAGACGTCATTAAGGAAGCAATGGAGCACTGGGAGCAACACACATGCATAAGATTCCGGGAAAAAGGAG ATATTGACAAAAGCTATATCGATTTCGTCAAAGAATCTGGTTGCTGGTCATTCGTAGGGAAAATATCTAGCATTAATTCCCAAAAGATCTCTATTGGCAGTGGATGTCAGCAT TTTGGCATCGTTGTGCATGAGATCGGTCATGCGATTGGCCTCATCCACGAGCAGATGAGGCCTGATCGGGACTCGTTTCTCCATATCAACCTAGACAATGTTGCACCTCAGAACTATCAACAGTTTACGAAATACAGTCCGAATAATTACTTCACATATGAAGTAGAGTACGATTACACATCTGTTATGCAGTACGGAGGAATg GACTTTACCAAGAATGGAAAAGTGACAATGGCGACAGAGAAAGCAGAGTACCAAGGACTCCTAGGAAGAGGACAGGCTCTTTCCCACAGGGATAAACTGGCAGTCAACCGTCACTATGGATGTATTG ATAAATGGGAAGCTAAATGCAATGTTGCCGACGATGTGTGCCAGAATGGAGGCTATGTAGGAGAAGACTGCTCTTGTGTTTGTCCCTCAGGAACAAGCGGCCAGAACTGCCAGAAGAAAACTGCAGATTATTATG ATGCTGAACTTCCAAGCTGCAACCGAAGAATCACAGAGGAGACAGAGATTTCATCTCCTAACTATCCCCAGTCTATACCGATAA ACACATGGTGTGTGTATCAAATCGAAGCACCTGCTGGAATGATAGTGAAACTAACCTTTGAAGCCTTCAGCCTTCAGAGGTACACAGATTCAGGTCCTCTGAGATGTGCAACGGCCTTCCTCGAAATACGTGACTTTGATAAATATGAAGGAAATAT ATTTTGTGGAACTGATATCAAGAGTCAAGAGAGTATCATGAGCAACTCTACAAATATGATCTTGTATTTGGACACACCTTACAGCCCCTATTCGAAAGGTTTTAAGGCAAGAGTCTCCTTCATTTCGCAGGAAGAGAAATCCGTTTCGGAGGCGATAAACCCAATTAATCCAACAACTGAAAGTTCTGATGCTGGTGTTGCTGCCAATCTGCAGATTACCTTACTAGCCATTATCTTTATTCATGCCTTTGTATGA